From a single Shewanella donghaensis genomic region:
- a CDS encoding PepSY domain-containing protein produces MSAKSSVRTGKTPSKKTKRLQHWIRVWHYWVGALVSLQFLIWLGTGIYFNITPHEALKGMAYSHHAGHEDFNFNAADLITAKQVLTSHPNQQQLALISLNNNPVYLLTETVMRYKHECQQQTLINAYSGEVMDIDSSLATTLAIKSYMGPGSVISANKLKPPISEWPKECNPLWQINMDDDFETRIYINAINGQLVGHKNSDTELADLMFKLHFMDYLHQGSFNNPFSWFFGLMTLLLSLSGLYWVGENLVNKRYKIPLK; encoded by the coding sequence ATGAGTGCTAAATCGAGCGTTAGAACAGGCAAAACACCAAGTAAGAAAACCAAGCGGTTACAGCATTGGATCCGAGTCTGGCATTACTGGGTAGGCGCGTTAGTTAGCCTACAATTTTTGATTTGGTTAGGGACTGGTATTTACTTTAATATCACCCCACACGAAGCGCTAAAAGGCATGGCATATAGTCATCATGCTGGCCATGAAGACTTTAATTTCAATGCTGCAGATCTAATAACGGCAAAGCAAGTACTGACAAGCCATCCGAATCAACAGCAATTAGCACTCATTTCATTGAATAACAATCCAGTGTATTTACTGACTGAAACCGTAATGCGTTATAAACATGAGTGTCAGCAGCAAACGCTCATCAATGCCTATAGCGGCGAAGTGATGGATATTGACTCATCATTAGCAACCACGTTGGCCATCAAGAGTTACATGGGGCCGGGCAGCGTTATCAGTGCTAATAAACTTAAGCCGCCGATTAGCGAGTGGCCTAAAGAATGTAATCCTCTGTGGCAAATCAACATGGATGATGATTTTGAGACGCGAATATACATTAATGCCATTAATGGACAGTTAGTTGGCCACAAGAATTCCGATACAGAACTGGCAGATTTAATGTTCAAACTGCACTTTATGGATTACTTACATCAAGGCAGTTTCAATAACCCTTTTAGCTGGTTCTTTGGCTTAATGACCTTACTGTTATCGTTATCTGGTTTGTATTGGGTGGGAGAGAATCTAGTGAATAAGCGCTATAAAATACCTTTGAAGTAG
- a CDS encoding peptidase: protein MTSAHFLHRWLMLLLAIPIIIWSVTGSYFVLMDIGFIRSDHVISEVEVIDPSQVQYPLSKVYREYPQALQISLKSVLNKTAYQVNLADDKLLIDAQTGQVLEPFSEQQARQIAASYLPSISASQLSSMSLIEHNAPAELSARHLPVWRAEFDDIGMTTLYISAKSGDVVTRRHEFWRLFDLFWKWHIMDYNDGEAIDNQLLFYTSISAFIAVFSGLVLVWQRRKRYVK, encoded by the coding sequence ATGACATCTGCACACTTTCTCCATCGATGGCTAATGCTGCTGCTGGCGATTCCCATCATCATATGGAGCGTGACCGGTAGCTACTTTGTGTTGATGGATATCGGCTTTATTCGAAGCGATCATGTGATTAGCGAAGTAGAAGTTATTGACCCTTCTCAAGTACAATATCCGTTAAGTAAGGTCTACCGAGAGTATCCTCAAGCACTGCAGATATCTCTTAAAAGCGTGCTTAATAAAACAGCTTATCAAGTCAATTTAGCAGATGATAAGCTACTCATCGATGCACAAACGGGTCAGGTACTTGAACCCTTTAGTGAGCAACAGGCACGACAGATAGCTGCCTCATATTTGCCATCAATTTCAGCGTCGCAATTAAGCTCAATGAGCCTTATCGAACACAATGCTCCAGCTGAGTTATCTGCAAGGCATTTACCTGTGTGGCGAGCTGAGTTTGACGATATTGGCATGACAACCCTCTATATATCCGCTAAAAGCGGCGATGTGGTCACCCGTAGACATGAATTTTGGCGCTTGTTTGACTTGTTTTGGAAGTGGCACATCATGGATTATAACGACGGTGAAGCCATTGATAATCAATTACTCTTTTATACTTCAATAAGCGCATTTATCGCTGTGTTTTCTGGCCTGGTGTTAGTGTGGCAACGCCGAAAGAGGTATGTGAAATGA
- a CDS encoding Kelch repeat-containing protein has product MKLPLKLSSAILLTISAPIAFATYAPLPESVSNNAIAKVTTDKTQYLLSFTGLAESKDYLAVHNKAWALDLSDPNNQWQPIKDVPFVAPLAGRLASIAVGVDDQAYVFGGYTVAKNHEEISTVDNYRFDISANEYQRIADMPVAVDDTAASVYQQRYVYLFGGWHNDGNVNLVQVYDTQTDTWSQASPIPAPAVFGQAVAMVNNKIVLCDGVKVQANIGKRRSYASSPVCLYGEVNPENHLRISWQLLPHYSVAKTGESDLNKPAIAHYRMAATGVNSNISNKKDNDANLDKAGYAIFIGGSDNPYNYSGIGYNGEPSRPQQFQYSFDFANKIWLTPTPLSTPSMDHRGLICHENNLLRIGGMLENQKVTEHVLSSPLTEQQRCNQ; this is encoded by the coding sequence ATGAAACTGCCTTTAAAACTCAGCTCAGCTATCTTATTAACCATTTCGGCACCGATTGCTTTTGCAACCTATGCGCCCTTGCCTGAGTCAGTTTCAAATAATGCCATAGCCAAAGTCACTACAGATAAAACCCAGTACTTACTAAGTTTTACTGGGCTTGCTGAATCAAAAGATTATCTCGCGGTGCATAACAAAGCGTGGGCGCTTGATCTATCGGATCCCAATAACCAATGGCAGCCCATTAAAGATGTTCCTTTTGTAGCCCCTTTGGCTGGAAGATTAGCTTCTATAGCTGTCGGTGTGGATGATCAGGCTTATGTATTTGGTGGCTACACTGTGGCTAAAAATCATGAAGAAATTAGCACTGTCGATAATTACCGTTTCGACATCAGCGCTAATGAGTACCAGCGTATTGCCGACATGCCCGTCGCTGTTGATGACACGGCAGCCAGCGTTTATCAGCAACGTTATGTGTATTTATTTGGCGGTTGGCATAACGATGGCAATGTTAATTTAGTCCAAGTGTATGACACTCAAACCGATACTTGGTCTCAGGCAAGTCCGATACCTGCACCTGCCGTTTTCGGTCAAGCTGTGGCCATGGTTAACAATAAAATTGTCTTATGCGATGGTGTGAAAGTTCAGGCTAATATAGGTAAACGTCGCAGCTATGCATCATCACCCGTGTGTTTATATGGTGAAGTGAACCCAGAGAATCATTTAAGAATTAGCTGGCAATTACTGCCACATTATTCTGTTGCTAAGACTGGAGAAAGCGACCTGAATAAGCCTGCTATTGCGCATTATCGAATGGCGGCAACAGGCGTAAACTCGAATATAAGTAATAAGAAAGATAACGATGCAAACCTTGATAAAGCAGGCTACGCCATCTTTATCGGTGGCAGTGATAACCCATATAATTACAGCGGCATAGGTTATAACGGCGAACCGAGTCGTCCGCAACAATTTCAATACAGTTTCGACTTTGCAAATAAAATATGGCTAACCCCTACCCCGCTTTCTACTCCATCAATGGATCATCGTGGACTGATTTGCCATGAGAATAATCTGTTACGGATTGGCGGTATGTTAGAAAACCAAAAAGTGACCGAGCATGTATTAAGTTCTCCACTAACGGAGCAACAGCGCTGCAATCAATAA
- a CDS encoding efflux RND transporter permease subunit → MIESVLRLAITRRWMMMFLTLLLVAVGLWSYQKLPIDAVPDITNVQVQISTRAEGYSPQETEQRITYPIENALMGIPSLSYTRSLSRYGLSQVTVVFDEGTDLYFARNLINERLNAIKGKLPSDIEPEMGPISTGLGEIFMYTIEALPDAKQANGSEFDATALREIQDWIIKPQLAQVHGVTEINTIGGFDKEYHITPLPMKMLAYGISFGDIKSALENNNSNRGAGFIEREGQQLTVRSAAQLTSINDIEHVVVKRVDNAPVFITDIAEVAIGKALRTGAATRDGKETVLGSAMMLVGENSRQVSLAVASKLEDIKASLPAGIKVEAVYDRTTLVDKAVYTVQKNLVEGALLVIVVLFILLGNARAALITAAVIPIAMLATMTGMLQAGVSANLMSLGALDFGLIVDGAVIIVENAIRRLGQAQAQNGGQILPRKQRLQLVFEATNEVIRPSLFGVLIITVVYIPLFSLTGVEGKMFHPMAATVVMALLAALVLSLTLVPAAVALFMTGKISDKESRVITLSKSLYKPLLILAMKLRWLVLSVAVALVAFSIWLATTLGSEFIPQLNEEDILLQAIRIPGTGLEQSVEMQLLLEDRIKHFPEVLNVFSKIGTPEVANDPMPPNIADTFIMLKPRNEWPEPTMSYDKLAADIVAAVSGQPGNNFELTQPIEMRFNELISGVRADLGIKVVGDDLQQLLTSANEIHEVLEKIDGVTDLQVEQVTGLPMLSIQPNRMALANYGLSVRELQDFVATAIGGDEAGLIFEGDRRFKMVIRLPENIRQDVEHLQDLPIVMPSGEYVPLSEVASLDIAPSPNQISRENGKRRIVVTANVRGRDLGSFVTEAKQQITEQVDIPAGYWLEYGGTFEQLESASQRLSIVVPLTLAIILGLLVMAFSSVKDALIIFTGIPLALTGGVISLWIRDMPLSISAGVGFIALSGVAVLNGLVLLSFIRQLYQEKGELLNAIIDGALIRLRPVLMTALVAGLGFVPMALNIGTGAEVQRPIATVVIGGIISSTLLTLFVLPILYRMAHQRSERKAV, encoded by the coding sequence ATGATTGAATCAGTTTTGCGTCTTGCCATTACTCGACGCTGGATGATGATGTTCTTAACGCTACTGCTGGTTGCAGTAGGGCTGTGGAGTTATCAAAAGTTACCTATTGATGCGGTACCGGATATTACCAATGTGCAGGTGCAAATTAGCACACGAGCAGAGGGCTATTCACCGCAAGAAACCGAGCAAAGAATCACATACCCTATTGAAAATGCCTTAATGGGTATACCGAGCTTGTCTTATACTCGCTCCCTTTCACGCTATGGGTTATCGCAAGTCACCGTGGTATTTGATGAGGGTACGGATTTGTATTTTGCCCGTAATCTCATTAATGAACGCTTAAATGCCATAAAAGGAAAGCTGCCCAGCGATATTGAGCCAGAAATGGGGCCAATTTCAACCGGCCTTGGCGAAATTTTTATGTACACCATTGAGGCGCTGCCTGATGCTAAGCAAGCTAATGGTAGCGAATTTGATGCCACCGCATTGCGGGAAATTCAAGACTGGATTATTAAGCCTCAATTAGCACAAGTACATGGCGTTACCGAGATTAATACCATTGGCGGCTTTGATAAGGAGTACCATATTACGCCGTTACCCATGAAGATGTTGGCCTATGGCATCTCATTTGGTGATATCAAATCAGCCCTTGAAAACAACAACAGTAACCGCGGTGCAGGTTTTATTGAGCGAGAAGGCCAGCAACTTACTGTTCGTTCAGCTGCGCAATTAACTTCAATTAATGATATTGAACATGTTGTCGTTAAGCGTGTTGATAATGCGCCGGTATTCATTACTGATATTGCCGAAGTAGCCATTGGTAAAGCACTGCGTACTGGTGCAGCTACCCGCGATGGTAAAGAAACAGTACTCGGTAGCGCAATGATGCTGGTGGGCGAAAATTCTCGTCAGGTATCATTGGCTGTAGCGAGTAAGCTTGAAGATATTAAGGCGTCATTGCCAGCAGGTATTAAGGTTGAAGCGGTTTATGATCGCACCACACTGGTTGATAAAGCGGTGTATACGGTACAAAAAAACCTAGTAGAAGGGGCTTTGTTGGTCATTGTCGTGCTATTTATTTTACTGGGTAATGCTAGAGCTGCATTGATTACAGCGGCAGTTATTCCGATTGCGATGCTAGCAACAATGACGGGTATGTTGCAGGCCGGCGTGTCGGCAAACTTAATGAGCTTAGGCGCGTTGGATTTCGGTCTTATTGTCGATGGCGCAGTGATTATTGTCGAAAATGCCATTCGCCGATTAGGCCAAGCTCAGGCGCAAAATGGTGGACAGATTTTACCGCGCAAACAAAGGTTACAGCTGGTGTTTGAGGCGACCAACGAAGTCATCCGTCCGAGCTTATTTGGTGTGCTAATTATTACCGTTGTTTATATTCCATTGTTTAGTTTAACTGGCGTAGAAGGGAAAATGTTCCACCCTATGGCTGCAACCGTTGTAATGGCATTGCTGGCAGCATTAGTCCTATCTTTAACTCTTGTGCCAGCTGCAGTTGCACTGTTTATGACGGGTAAGATTAGCGACAAAGAAAGCCGCGTTATTACCCTAAGTAAGTCGCTTTATAAGCCGCTACTCATCCTTGCAATGAAGTTACGTTGGTTAGTATTAAGTGTCGCGGTTGCGCTGGTGGCTTTTTCTATTTGGCTTGCGACCACATTAGGTTCAGAGTTTATTCCGCAACTGAATGAAGAAGACATTTTACTGCAAGCGATTCGTATTCCTGGCACTGGATTAGAGCAATCTGTTGAAATGCAATTACTCTTGGAAGATCGTATTAAGCACTTTCCTGAAGTGTTAAATGTGTTCTCTAAAATTGGTACCCCTGAAGTGGCTAACGATCCTATGCCGCCGAACATTGCCGATACCTTCATTATGCTTAAGCCGCGCAATGAATGGCCAGAACCGACAATGAGTTATGACAAGTTAGCTGCTGATATTGTCGCGGCAGTATCAGGCCAGCCAGGTAATAACTTTGAGCTAACACAACCGATTGAAATGCGCTTTAACGAGCTGATATCAGGTGTCCGCGCTGATTTAGGCATTAAAGTTGTAGGGGATGATTTACAACAACTATTGACCTCCGCAAATGAGATCCACGAGGTGCTGGAGAAAATTGATGGTGTAACGGATTTACAAGTTGAGCAGGTTACTGGCTTGCCCATGTTGTCTATTCAGCCAAATCGGATGGCTTTGGCGAATTATGGTCTGTCAGTACGGGAGTTACAGGACTTTGTTGCAACGGCTATCGGCGGGGATGAAGCGGGACTGATTTTTGAGGGCGATCGCCGTTTTAAAATGGTTATTCGACTACCTGAAAATATCCGCCAAGATGTAGAGCATTTACAAGACTTACCCATAGTCATGCCATCTGGTGAGTATGTGCCGTTATCTGAAGTTGCCAGCTTAGATATAGCGCCATCTCCCAATCAAATTAGCCGTGAAAATGGTAAACGCCGCATTGTCGTAACGGCCAATGTTCGCGGGCGAGATTTGGGCTCGTTTGTGACGGAAGCTAAGCAACAAATCACCGAACAAGTGGATATTCCTGCGGGTTACTGGCTCGAATACGGCGGCACATTTGAGCAACTTGAGTCTGCAAGTCAGCGATTATCGATAGTGGTGCCACTGACCTTAGCCATCATTTTAGGCTTACTGGTAATGGCCTTTAGTTCAGTTAAAGATGCGCTGATTATTTTCACCGGCATACCGCTTGCGCTAACGGGTGGGGTAATTTCGCTGTGGATTAGGGATATGCCATTATCGATTTCTGCGGGGGTTGGCTTTATTGCATTATCGGGGGTAGCAGTACTTAATGGTTTGGTATTACTGAGTTTTATTCGGCAGTTATATCAAGAAAAAGGCGAGCTACTTAATGCCATTATTGATGGTGCCTTAATCAGATTAAGACCAGTATTAATGACCGCACTCGTGGCCGGTTTAGGGTTTGTGCCCATGGCACTTAATATTGGCACTGGCGCAGAAGTACAACGTCCCATTGCTACCGTGGTGATTGGTGGGATTATCTCATCGACTTTATTAACCTTGTTTGTGCTGCCTATTTTGTATCGGATGGCGCATCAACGCAGTGAGAGAAAAGCGGTATAA
- a CDS encoding efflux RND transporter periplasmic adaptor subunit: MNHSISSHFFVRHLAMLMTLLFSISVQASAEHQHEEKHSEPNHSRHETLHATHGNKEDEHGHEDEHGHEDEHGHEDEHGHEDEHGHEDAHGHEDAHGHEDEHGHEDEHGHEDEHEEGQVHISTEQMAVSGIVAHSAQAGEIKKVLTLYGRTIVPERNTSHVKARFAGLITQLNVGVGEKVQAGQVIAEIESNASLKRYSIKAPISGVVVSRNANVGELATDNVLLSIVDNSQLWAEYQVFPSQKSRVSIGQKLSVESEQLSVTSAIEYLLNPMNNEAYLRARAPIDNSEGSWTVGAFLSGEVTLSKRSVDLVIDNRALQVMEDQQVIFVKNDEGFEKRVVTLGKKDRQMSELLSGLAVGEEYAVDNSFLLKADLEKSSAAHVH, from the coding sequence ATGAACCATAGTATTTCTAGTCACTTCTTTGTGCGTCATCTTGCCATGTTGATGACATTATTGTTTTCAATATCGGTTCAAGCGTCAGCTGAGCATCAGCATGAAGAAAAACACTCAGAGCCCAATCATAGTCGTCACGAGACGCTGCATGCTACCCATGGTAATAAGGAAGATGAACACGGACACGAAGATGAACACGGACACGAAGATGAACATGGTCATGAAGATGAACATGGCCATGAAGATGAACATGGTCATGAAGATGCACATGGTCATGAAGATGCACATGGTCATGAAGATGAACATGGTCATGAAGATGAACATGGCCATGAAGATGAACACGAAGAAGGGCAAGTGCATATCAGTACAGAGCAAATGGCCGTTTCTGGCATTGTTGCTCATTCAGCTCAAGCAGGTGAAATCAAAAAGGTATTAACCTTATATGGCCGCACCATTGTCCCTGAGCGCAATACCAGTCATGTGAAAGCCCGATTCGCGGGTTTGATTACCCAATTAAATGTGGGAGTGGGCGAAAAAGTCCAAGCTGGACAAGTGATTGCAGAAATTGAATCTAATGCGAGCCTCAAACGTTACTCGATTAAAGCGCCAATTAGCGGCGTGGTGGTGAGTCGTAATGCAAACGTTGGCGAACTGGCTACTGATAATGTGTTACTGAGCATTGTTGATAACAGTCAACTTTGGGCTGAATATCAAGTCTTTCCTAGTCAGAAAAGCCGTGTTTCTATCGGCCAAAAGCTCAGTGTTGAATCTGAACAATTAAGCGTGACATCTGCTATTGAATACTTGCTGAATCCAATGAATAACGAGGCGTACCTGCGTGCTCGAGCGCCAATTGATAATAGCGAAGGGTCATGGACAGTAGGCGCTTTTTTATCAGGTGAAGTGACCCTAAGTAAGCGCAGTGTTGACTTAGTCATTGATAATCGCGCCTTGCAGGTGATGGAAGATCAGCAAGTCATTTTTGTTAAAAATGATGAAGGCTTTGAAAAGCGCGTGGTCACTCTGGGTAAAAAAGACCGTCAGATGAGCGAGCTTTTATCGGGTTTAGCTGTGGGCGAAGAGTACGCGGTCGATAATAGCTTTTTATTAAAAGCCGATCTTGAAAAATCTAGTGCTGCGCACGTTCACTAA
- a CDS encoding TolC family protein, producing the protein MFYNTCFSKQRTALFQKCCTRFLGLSALLSVNAYAAETVTAPLTLQTVIERVQQQHPSLKVFQFRQLALDGEAQTQALSPGFEAGFELENVAGTGEYQGVDSAEITVSLSSVIEFGDKLDARSGIVNKKRGLLDAEQKIAGLGILAETTRRYIDVLGAQSKLQLAGDAVTLAEETLTVVEQRAKAGVTPDAEVKRAQAAVFNTRLTAETQLHQLDYAKLVLSMMWGESQVNYETLEGSLFEFTDDVALAPLFEKVKYSPAIEAYLTQSQLKEAELRFAQSQSSANVSWSVGVKQMQQTNDTSLSAGFSVPLFSGERNSGAVIAAQAAKDEVLINREIALRELYAQLYRAYASRKQAIVTVNRLQNSIIPTLTLALEDTQKAYEQGLYNYLDYLTAREELLFSRRALIDAAASALRFGVDIEQLIAEPLPASQHSFFRDFQGF; encoded by the coding sequence ATGTTTTACAATACATGTTTCTCGAAACAGCGTACTGCGCTATTTCAAAAATGCTGCACCCGCTTTCTAGGGCTGTCAGCACTGTTATCAGTTAACGCTTATGCTGCAGAGACTGTAACGGCACCATTAACATTACAGACGGTAATAGAACGGGTTCAACAGCAACATCCTTCTTTAAAAGTATTTCAGTTTAGACAGTTAGCGCTTGATGGTGAAGCGCAAACTCAGGCGCTATCACCGGGGTTTGAAGCCGGTTTTGAGCTTGAAAATGTGGCAGGTACTGGCGAGTATCAGGGCGTTGATAGTGCTGAAATAACGGTGTCATTATCGTCAGTGATAGAGTTCGGTGACAAGTTAGATGCCCGCTCTGGGATTGTGAATAAAAAGCGTGGACTACTTGATGCTGAGCAAAAAATTGCCGGTTTAGGCATTCTTGCTGAAACCACTCGTCGCTATATCGATGTATTGGGTGCTCAGTCCAAATTACAACTGGCGGGTGACGCTGTCACGCTGGCTGAAGAAACCTTAACCGTTGTTGAGCAACGCGCTAAAGCGGGCGTGACTCCAGATGCTGAAGTTAAAAGAGCGCAAGCAGCGGTATTTAATACCAGACTCACTGCCGAAACTCAGTTGCATCAGCTTGATTACGCTAAGTTAGTACTCAGTATGATGTGGGGTGAATCTCAGGTTAACTATGAAACCCTCGAAGGCAGTTTATTTGAGTTTACCGATGATGTGGCATTAGCCCCGTTATTTGAAAAAGTGAAATACAGTCCGGCTATTGAAGCATATTTAACGCAGAGCCAATTGAAAGAAGCCGAATTACGTTTTGCTCAGTCGCAATCAAGTGCGAATGTGAGTTGGTCTGTTGGCGTCAAACAAATGCAGCAAACCAATGACACCTCGCTATCGGCAGGCTTTAGTGTGCCTTTATTTAGCGGTGAGCGAAATTCAGGTGCAGTCATTGCAGCGCAGGCGGCAAAAGATGAAGTGCTGATTAATAGAGAGATAGCATTACGAGAATTGTATGCGCAATTATACCGTGCTTATGCCAGCAGAAAACAAGCCATTGTGACGGTCAATCGTTTACAAAACAGCATTATTCCCACGTTAACCTTAGCCCTAGAAGATACGCAAAAGGCTTATGAACAGGGACTTTATAACTATCTTGATTATCTAACCGCAAGAGAGGAATTATTGTTCTCACGTCGGGCACTGATTGATGCAGCGGCTTCCGCTTTGCGGTTTGGTGTTGATATCGAGCAACTGATAGCTGAACCATTACCTGCATCTCAGCACTCCTTCTTTCGTGATTTCCAAGGATTTTAA